A window from Aquabacterium sp. NJ1 encodes these proteins:
- a CDS encoding nuclear transport factor 2 family protein produces the protein MQAVAPHIGLRFTAIAAKCLAVAALSLTALSVRADDIVDVQKLLAAGKNAEALQKADQFLASKPRDPMMRFLRGISLSQAGRTPEAITTFTKLTEDFPELPEPFNNLAVLYAQQGQYDKARTALEMAIRTNPSYATAYENLGDVYAKLASQAYSKALQIDTRSQVAPKLAMIRDLFPKDRNSITTASAAPAPAPVAPAPTPAPVAAPKPTPAPAPAPAATPAPAPVAKPAPAPAAEPKNDNAAREHEIESALKAWASAWSKQDMDGYFAAYARDFNGGKTRKAWEQERRDRITSKRSISVKISGIKVDVSGNKATVRFHQDYKADSLSISSGKRMEMVRSGNNWLIVKESAGS, from the coding sequence ATGCAAGCTGTTGCGCCTCACATTGGTCTTCGTTTCACAGCCATCGCCGCCAAGTGCCTGGCTGTTGCCGCCCTCTCTCTCACCGCTTTGAGCGTGCGCGCCGATGACATCGTTGATGTCCAGAAACTGCTCGCTGCCGGCAAGAATGCCGAAGCCCTCCAGAAAGCCGACCAATTCCTGGCCAGCAAGCCGCGTGACCCCATGATGCGCTTCCTGCGCGGCATCAGCCTGTCCCAAGCCGGCCGCACACCCGAAGCCATCACGACCTTCACCAAGCTGACCGAAGACTTCCCCGAGTTGCCTGAGCCCTTCAACAACCTGGCCGTGCTCTACGCGCAGCAAGGCCAGTACGACAAGGCTCGCACGGCGCTGGAAATGGCGATCCGCACCAACCCCAGCTACGCCACCGCGTACGAGAACCTGGGTGATGTCTACGCCAAGCTGGCCAGCCAGGCTTACTCCAAGGCGCTGCAGATCGATACACGCTCCCAGGTGGCCCCCAAGCTGGCCATGATCCGCGATCTGTTCCCCAAGGACCGCAACTCGATCACGACCGCGTCCGCCGCACCGGCGCCAGCACCCGTTGCCCCTGCACCGACACCCGCACCTGTAGCAGCCCCCAAGCCCACACCGGCGCCGGCCCCTGCACCAGCGGCCACCCCCGCACCCGCTCCTGTGGCCAAGCCGGCGCCTGCACCGGCAGCAGAACCCAAGAACGACAATGCCGCGCGAGAGCATGAGATCGAATCCGCCCTCAAGGCTTGGGCCTCCGCCTGGAGCAAGCAGGACATGGACGGCTACTTCGCTGCCTATGCCCGCGACTTCAACGGCGGCAAGACCCGCAAGGCCTGGGAACAGGAGCGTCGCGACCGCATCACCAGCAAGCGCAGCATTTCTGTGAAAATCTCGGGCATCAAAGTTGACGTGAGCGGCAACAAGGCCACCGTGCGCTTCCACCAGGACTACAAGGCCGACAGCCTGAGCATCAGCAGTGGCAAGCGCATGGAAATGGTGCGCTCCGGCAACAACTGGTTGATCGTGAAGGAAAGCGCTGGGTCGTGA
- a CDS encoding acetyl-CoA carboxylase carboxyltransferase subunit alpha encodes MSKRHFLEFEQPIAELESKIEELRYVQSESAVDISEEIDRLSKKSQLLTKDIYSTLSPWQVTQIARHPQRPYTLDYVNELFTDFQEMHGDRHFSDDLSIVGGLARFNGQPCMVLGHQKGRDTKERAMRNFGMSRPEGYRKALRLMQTAEKFGLPVFTFVDTPGAYPGIGAEERNQSEAIGRNIFEMARLEVPIITTIIGEGGSGGALAISVADQVLMLQYSVYSVISPEGCASILWKTADKASDAAEALGITAHRLKALGLIDKIVSEPVGGAHRDHKQACANLKRALNDALRQVGDLKVKDLLQTRYDRLQSYGRFNDTKEH; translated from the coding sequence ATGAGCAAAAGACACTTTCTGGAGTTCGAGCAACCCATCGCCGAGCTGGAATCCAAGATCGAAGAGTTGCGTTACGTGCAAAGCGAATCGGCTGTTGACATCTCCGAAGAGATCGACCGCCTGAGCAAAAAAAGCCAGCTGCTCACCAAGGACATCTACTCGACACTGAGCCCCTGGCAGGTCACGCAGATCGCGCGTCACCCGCAGCGTCCTTACACACTGGACTACGTGAACGAGCTGTTCACGGACTTCCAGGAAATGCACGGTGATCGCCATTTCTCTGACGACCTGTCCATCGTGGGCGGCCTGGCTCGTTTCAATGGCCAGCCCTGCATGGTGCTGGGCCACCAGAAGGGTCGTGACACCAAGGAGCGCGCGATGCGCAACTTTGGCATGTCCCGCCCTGAGGGCTATCGCAAGGCCTTGCGCCTGATGCAGACGGCCGAGAAGTTCGGCCTGCCGGTCTTCACGTTTGTGGACACGCCGGGCGCCTACCCCGGGATTGGCGCGGAAGAGCGCAACCAGTCCGAGGCGATCGGCCGCAACATCTTCGAGATGGCGCGCCTGGAGGTGCCCATCATCACGACCATCATTGGTGAAGGTGGCTCGGGCGGCGCGCTGGCCATCAGCGTGGCCGATCAGGTGCTGATGCTGCAGTACTCGGTGTACTCGGTGATCTCGCCCGAAGGCTGTGCGTCCATCCTGTGGAAGACGGCGGACAAGGCGTCTGATGCGGCTGAGGCGCTGGGCATCACGGCGCATCGCCTCAAAGCCCTGGGCTTGATCGACAAGATCGTGAGCGAGCCGGTGGGCGGTGCCCATCGTGATCACAAGCAGGCTTGCGCCAACCTCAAGCGAGCTTTGAACGACGCCTTGCGCCAGGTCGGTGACCTGAAGGTCAAGGATCTGCTTCAGACCCGTTATGACCGGCTGCAAAGCTATGGCCGCTTCAATGACACCAAGGAGCATTGA
- the cysS gene encoding cysteine--tRNA ligase gives MSLRLFNSLSRQIEPFVPMTPGQVRMYVCGMTIYDYCHVGHARMMMSFDVVQRWLKASGYQVNYVRNITDIDDKIIRRSVERGITIRQLTDEMTRAMHEDIAALGIEPPTHEPRATEYVGQMLDLISKLEGKGLAYRASNGDVNYAVRKFEGYGKLSGKSLDQLRAGERVAVDEGKQDPLDFVLWKAAKADEPADAKYESRYGTGRPGWHIECSAMACTLLGDQFDIHGGGLDLQFPHHENEIAQSEGASGKPLANYWLHNGFLNVDNEKMSKSLGNFFTIRDVLKSYDGETIRFFVLRTHYRSPFNYSDAGLDDARSGLRRLYTALDSIDLSGKAVPAIDWGNPYAARFKAAMDEDFSTPIALAVLFELAAELNRSQSVETALLLKSLAGVLGILQQSPKAYLQGDVAASGVDVKAIEALIVARADAKKARDFAQADRIRDDLLAQGIVLKDSAQGTTWVKA, from the coding sequence ATGAGTTTGCGCCTTTTCAATAGCCTGTCGCGTCAGATTGAGCCCTTTGTTCCCATGACGCCCGGCCAGGTCCGCATGTATGTGTGCGGCATGACCATCTATGACTACTGCCATGTGGGGCATGCCCGCATGATGATGTCGTTCGATGTGGTCCAGCGCTGGTTGAAGGCCTCGGGCTATCAGGTGAACTATGTGCGCAACATCACCGACATCGATGACAAGATCATCCGCCGCTCGGTGGAGCGCGGCATCACGATCCGTCAGTTGACCGACGAGATGACGCGCGCCATGCACGAGGACATCGCCGCGCTCGGGATCGAGCCGCCTACGCATGAGCCCCGTGCCACCGAGTACGTGGGGCAGATGCTGGACCTGATCAGCAAGCTCGAAGGCAAGGGCCTGGCTTACCGCGCCAGCAATGGCGATGTGAACTACGCGGTGCGCAAGTTCGAGGGCTATGGCAAGTTGTCCGGCAAGTCGCTGGATCAGTTGCGCGCTGGCGAGCGTGTGGCGGTGGACGAGGGCAAGCAGGATCCGCTGGACTTTGTGTTGTGGAAGGCGGCCAAGGCCGATGAGCCGGCTGATGCCAAGTACGAATCCCGTTACGGCACGGGGCGCCCCGGCTGGCACATCGAGTGCTCGGCCATGGCCTGCACCTTGTTGGGCGATCAGTTTGACATCCATGGCGGTGGTCTGGATCTGCAGTTCCCGCACCATGAGAACGAGATCGCACAGAGCGAGGGTGCCAGCGGCAAGCCTTTGGCCAACTATTGGCTGCACAACGGCTTTCTGAACGTTGACAACGAGAAGATGTCCAAGTCGTTGGGCAACTTCTTTACCATCCGCGACGTGCTCAAGAGCTACGACGGCGAGACGATTCGCTTCTTTGTGCTCCGTACGCACTACCGCAGCCCGTTCAACTACAGCGATGCCGGCCTGGATGACGCCCGCAGTGGCCTGCGCCGTCTCTATACAGCCCTGGACAGCATCGATCTGTCGGGCAAGGCCGTGCCGGCCATTGACTGGGGCAACCCTTATGCGGCGCGCTTCAAGGCCGCGATGGACGAGGACTTCAGCACGCCCATCGCGCTGGCCGTGCTGTTCGAGCTGGCGGCTGAGCTCAACCGCTCGCAGTCTGTCGAGACCGCCTTGCTGTTGAAGTCGCTGGCAGGCGTGCTGGGCATTCTTCAGCAGTCGCCCAAAGCCTATCTGCAAGGTGATGTGGCCGCCTCCGGCGTGGACGTCAAGGCCATTGAGGCCCTGATCGTGGCACGCGCCGACGCCAAGAAGGCGCGCGACTTTGCGCAGGCTGACCGCATCCGTGACGATTTGCTGGCCCAAGGCATCGTGCTGAAGGACAGCGCGCAAGGCACCACCTGGGTGAAGGCTTAA
- a CDS encoding murein L,D-transpeptidase family protein, whose amino-acid sequence MPANASKWLKAPLLRGLLVTGVFALGAGLAAAPACARVTRVKAHAASHEASHQQTERLPALQAQSAPAEARLLEIYRLVGVGQTRQALSKAEALVRDVPNFQLAQLVYADLLVAQTKPLPSMGDAPKALAAKAPQRLDQLRMEADRRLQALRDRPPPGALPTQFIELPPTTRHAIAVDASKSRLYLFENGPHGLQLVADHYASIGRLGADKSFEGDQRTPLGVYYITSRLDAKKLSDFYGIGALPLNYPNEYDRRLGKTGGGIWLHGVPSDSYARSPNSTDGCVVLANPELQTILDRVQPRTTPVVIARSLQWVTPVKTEPQRRSLHNLIEGWRVARASGDLNRLMSFYSPQFANGTRDLNQWRQTLEKEVMQQRGRALQLKDVAILGWKDKSDILVVTFGEVSDGQRTGAVKRQYWGKEGGLWKIFYEGVIG is encoded by the coding sequence TTGCCCGCCAACGCGAGCAAGTGGCTCAAGGCGCCGCTTTTGCGCGGCCTGCTGGTGACTGGGGTGTTTGCGCTGGGCGCCGGCCTGGCTGCGGCGCCCGCTTGCGCGCGCGTCACGCGCGTCAAGGCCCACGCGGCGTCTCACGAGGCATCGCATCAGCAAACCGAGCGCCTGCCAGCGCTCCAGGCTCAATCCGCCCCCGCCGAAGCTCGCTTGCTGGAGATCTACCGGCTGGTGGGCGTCGGTCAGACGCGCCAGGCGCTGAGCAAGGCCGAAGCGCTGGTCCGGGACGTGCCCAACTTCCAGTTGGCCCAACTGGTCTATGCCGACCTGCTCGTGGCACAAACCAAGCCACTGCCGTCCATGGGGGACGCGCCGAAAGCGCTGGCCGCCAAGGCGCCACAACGCCTGGATCAATTGCGCATGGAGGCTGATCGCCGGCTGCAGGCACTGCGCGATCGCCCGCCACCTGGCGCCCTGCCCACCCAGTTCATCGAGCTCCCCCCAACCACCAGACACGCCATTGCGGTTGATGCCAGCAAGTCGCGTCTGTACCTGTTCGAGAACGGCCCCCATGGCCTGCAACTCGTTGCCGATCATTACGCGTCGATCGGCCGACTGGGTGCCGACAAGAGCTTCGAAGGCGACCAGCGCACCCCGTTGGGGGTCTACTACATCACCAGCCGCCTGGACGCCAAGAAGCTCAGCGACTTCTACGGCATCGGCGCCCTGCCCCTGAACTACCCCAACGAGTACGACAGGCGCCTGGGCAAGACGGGCGGCGGCATCTGGCTGCATGGCGTCCCCAGCGACAGCTACGCGCGCAGCCCCAACAGCACCGACGGCTGCGTGGTTCTGGCCAACCCCGAACTGCAGACCATCCTCGACCGCGTCCAGCCCCGCACCACGCCTGTGGTCATAGCACGCTCGCTCCAGTGGGTCACGCCCGTCAAAACCGAACCGCAACGCCGCAGCCTGCACAACCTGATCGAGGGTTGGCGCGTTGCCCGAGCCAGCGGCGACCTCAACCGGCTGATGTCCTTTTACTCACCGCAGTTTGCCAACGGCACGCGTGACCTGAACCAGTGGCGCCAGACACTTGAAAAGGAAGTCATGCAACAACGCGGGCGCGCGCTGCAACTCAAGGACGTGGCCATTCTGGGGTGGAAGGACAAGAGCGATATCCTGGTCGTGACATTCGGGGAGGTCTCCGACGGTCAACGCACCGGCGCCGTCAAACGTCAATACTGGGGTAAAGAAGGCGGCCTCTGGAAAATCTTCTATGAAGGAGTGATTGGATGA
- a CDS encoding DNA-3-methyladenine glycosylase translates to MGTSSAKPPVAGEVASALVTPPYWDDACKHLSKRDRVMRKLIADHGSARLYSRGDAFTTLARSIVGQQISVKAAQSVWEKLLTLFGHQPPEQRGPLSVQGVLAQSPENLRQVGLSARKVEYMRDLAKHFDEGQVHVEQWQQMDDEAIIEELIDIRGIGRWTAEMFLIFHLMRPNVLPLDDLGLIKGISMSYFSGEPVSRAEARDIAEAWAPYRTVGTWYLWRSLDPLPVEY, encoded by the coding sequence ATGGGTACGTCTTCTGCCAAGCCGCCTGTCGCGGGTGAGGTTGCCAGCGCCCTGGTGACCCCGCCTTATTGGGACGACGCGTGCAAGCACTTGTCCAAGCGCGACCGCGTGATGCGCAAGCTGATTGCCGATCACGGTTCAGCGCGGCTGTACAGCCGTGGGGATGCGTTCACCACGCTGGCGCGCTCCATCGTCGGGCAGCAGATATCGGTCAAGGCGGCGCAATCCGTCTGGGAAAAGTTGCTGACCTTGTTCGGGCATCAACCCCCTGAGCAGCGTGGGCCCTTGTCCGTGCAAGGTGTGCTGGCGCAGTCGCCGGAGAACCTGCGTCAAGTGGGTTTGTCTGCGCGCAAGGTTGAGTACATGCGTGACTTGGCCAAGCACTTCGACGAGGGGCAGGTGCACGTCGAACAATGGCAGCAGATGGACGATGAGGCCATCATCGAAGAGTTGATCGACATCCGCGGTATTGGCCGCTGGACTGCCGAGATGTTTCTGATTTTTCACTTGATGCGGCCCAATGTGTTGCCGCTGGATGACCTGGGCCTGATCAAGGGCATCAGCATGAGCTACTTCAGCGGTGAGCCTGTCTCACGCGCAGAGGCCCGCGACATCGCTGAAGCCTGGGCGCCGTACCGCACGGTCGGCACCTGGTACCTGTGGCGCAGCCTTGATCCGCTGCCCGTGGAATACTGA